Proteins found in one Egicoccus sp. AB-alg2 genomic segment:
- a CDS encoding Asp23/Gls24 family envelope stress response protein, translating into MSNETAPPRRVAIARAAVEAAQATPGVARLDGGALGEFATYADGEPVEGVRVVLEAPITVRLRLVATYGYELPALASAVSRAVRERVGPADEPLRIDIRFVDLESGEPAGRGNGSPERS; encoded by the coding sequence GTGTCGAATGAGACCGCGCCACCGCGTCGGGTGGCGATCGCTCGCGCGGCGGTCGAGGCCGCGCAGGCCACGCCCGGGGTGGCACGCCTCGACGGAGGCGCGCTGGGTGAGTTCGCGACGTATGCGGACGGCGAGCCGGTGGAAGGCGTCCGGGTCGTCCTGGAGGCGCCCATCACCGTCCGCCTCCGCCTCGTCGCCACCTACGGCTACGAGTTGCCGGCGCTGGCCAGCGCCGTGAGTCGGGCCGTCCGCGAGCGGGTGGGCCCGGCGGACGAACCACTGCGGATCGACATCCGATTCGTCGACCTCGAGTCGGGCGAGCCGGCGGGTCGCGGGAACGGCTCGCCAGAGCGATCGTGA